A window of Helicobacter pylori genomic DNA:
TGTGAATTAAATAGTGGTAGTGGGTGTCTTATATTGGGGACATTCTATGATGGTGGGAAAGACAAAGATATAAAAAAAGTTGTTCAATACTACTCTAAAGCTTGTGAATTAAATAGTGGTAGTGGGTGTTCCAGTCTAGGAGCTATGCAATATGTTGGTAAGGGCGTAGTCAAAAATGAAAAACAAGCGATGGAAAATTTTGAAAAGGCTTGCAAATTAGGAAAACTAGGACATAAAGAAGCATGCGAGATAGTTACTTATAAAGGGCTTTGCGAATTAGGACATAAAGAAGCATGCGAGATAGTTGGCCTTATGGTGCGTTGCTTTCTAATGGCAGATCTAAAGGCATGTGGTATGGAATATGATAAGCAAAAAGCCTTAGGTTTTTTAGGGGGTTAGAGCATCGCCACAACTCCCCTTATTCTTTTAAGAAAATACTTTTACTAGAGAGTTTTAATCTTTTTTTGGTATTCTTTTAAGGGTCATTAGTCTTAAAAACTCTTTAAAAACGGATAACCATGAAAATTATGCATCAAGTCAAGGATTTTTTAGATTTTTGCAAACAAACGATCCACAAAAATTCTAATGAAGCGTTTCAAAAAACCAAGCGGGCATTTTTTAAAGAAAAATCTCAAAAAATCAGAGAGCAGGCGGTTAAAATCGTAGAAAAACGCTTGACAAAAGAGAACATGCAATTAAGCGATTTCAGTGAAGAAGAATTAAAAATCATGTTTGAAGCTGAAGAAAAAAGATTATTAGAGCAAATCCACGCTAAAGAATTGAAAGAAAAACAAGAAAAAAACACCAAGCATTTTAAAGAAGTTTGGGAAAAGGGCGAAAATGAACAAGAAAAATAGCGTGTTTTCTAGCCTAATGAATTTTTTCAGTGAAAAGAATGAGCGCTGGCTGTTAGCCCACAGGCACACGAGAGGGTTTGTGATAGTGGCGTGGCTTTTTAGGTTTAAAAACATTGCGTTTTCTGTTTTGATCACTTTGTTAATTATTTTGGTGGATATTTGGGTTTATAGCGATGTGCGCCAATTTTTATTGGACACTTCAAGCTCTTTTATTTGGCTTTTAATCGCTTTACTAATCAAATGGGGCGTGATTGTTTTTAGCGCGCGTAAATGCTACCAATTCAGTAAAAAAATGTTTGCACTCATTCAAAGAAAAAGGCAAATCAGAGAGAATTTAAAAAACCGCTTCAGTCAAAAAGACGCTAAAAATGCGGGAAAAATTTCCAATATTGCTGAAGAAATCATTTCAAAAAAACAAGAAGAGTTCCACCATCAAGAAGATTCTAAGGATAAATCTCATAAAGACAAGCTTTCTAACATTACCGAAGAAATGATTCTTAAAAAACAAGAGGAATTGAAAGCTAACAAGGATAAAGAAAATTAAAAAAGGCATACAGAAGATCCCAACCAAAACACTCCCCCAAAAGAGAACAATCAAGAGGATAGTCAATAAATGAGAGTCAATCTTTTAAAAAAGGCATGAAGCGTTGGGGCATGGGGGAAGCGATTTTATAGCACGCCCCTTTAAATTCAAATTCTAAACTAGCGGCATGGAGCATGAGTAAAGGAGCGTTATTTTCACGCTTTAATTGAATATACTCTCTAGCGTTTTCATCTACTACCCCATAAAGCCCTTCGCCCACGATCCTGTGATTCACACTGCTTAAATGCAAGCGGATCTGGTGCGTGCGCCCGGTGAGTGGGGTTATTTTCAGTAAGCTCACATCTAAAAAAGAATTATAGCTTAACGGCTTAACAAGAGTGGTTGAAGGCTTGCCTAAAGGAGAAATTTGAGATCGAATGCGCAAATCTTTTTGAATGTTTTCTGGCGTTAGAATGGGCTTATCTACTATGATACTTTTATCCACCAACCCATGCACTAGCGCCAAATAAGTTTTTTGCACTTTTTTTTGCATAAAAAGCGCCTTTAAATCTTTAGCGCTTTGTAAGGTTTTGCCCGCTAACACTAACCCGCTCGTTTCATAGTCTAGCCTGTGGGCTGGGTGGGCGTTTTTGCCAAAATGAGATTGGATGCAATCTAGTAAGCTTTCATGGTAGAAATAGCCTTTAGGGTGGGTATAGACTTGAGGGGGTTTGTCAAATACGCCAAAATCTTTAGTTTCAAAAACAAGCTTTCCCTGCTTTTCATTGGGCTTGAAATAAATCAAGCTAACGGCCCCTTGAATGGTTTGAGATTTGCACACGATCTGTTGGTTTTGCTTTAAGCGTTGTTTGTCAAGGTGCCGTTGGGCTTCTTTTAAAGAGCATTTTAAAATATCGCGCACCACAAATAAGGCTTTGGTGGGTTTTAAAATTTCAAATTCTTCTTCAACAAACGGCACTACAACAAACTTTTAACAAGCATTTTAGGCTCGTTAGAATACTCGTCTAATTCCACGCTAAAAAGCACGCTCACCTTTTCGCCCGCTTTTAAAAACCGCTCAGTGTTAAAATAAATAGCGTCTTTGATGCATTCTTTATCCTTAAAACGCAACGCTTGATGGCTTTCTTTAATGATTCTTTCTTCTATGACTTCTAAATTTTGCGCTTGGAATAAGGGTTCAGGGTTTTCTTGCCCATAAGGTTCGCCCGTTTCTATAATCTCTAAAAGCTCTTTATCAATGTCTTTAAGGCTTAATATCAAAGGGGGTTCTTCTTCACAAAAGGGTAAGATTTTAAAATCAAAATTTTCTAAAGTTTCAAAGAGTGAGACCATGTTATTTTTTTCAACGCTCAAACCGCACGCCTGCCTATGCCCCCCATAGCCGAGTAATAAAGAAGAAACCCCATTCAAAGCGTCAATCAAATCAACATTTTGAGAGCTGCGCCCGCTCCCTTTATACGCCCCTTCTTTAAAAGTAAAAACCAGGCTTGGCTTTTGAGTGGCTTCCACTAATTTTGAAGCCACAATCCCAAGCACGCCCTCATGCCAATTATCCTTAAAAGCGATGATGATTTTTTCCCCAACCAACGCATGCTTAAAGGCTTCTTCAAAAACCTGTTGTTGGGTGATTTTTCGTTCATTATTGCATGCTTTCAAGCGTTCATACAAAAAACAGCAATCTTGCAAATTGTTCGCATTTAAAAAATCTAAAGCCACTCTAGCGTCTTGCATGCGCCCTGCAGAGTTGATTAGGGGGGCAATGTTAAAAGAAATATCGCTCGCTTTTAAAGAGCGTTTTCTAAAAACTTCCTTTTGGCGTAAAAACCCTATCGCCCCTAAAGGTTCTTTTTGCAAAAAATACAAGGCTTTAGAAACCAAAAAGCGGTTAAAAAAAGTCAAAGGCATCATATCAGCGATAGTCGCCACGCCCGCTAAACACAATAACTCGCTAGAATGGCTTTTTTCTTTTTTTAAAAGTTGATGGATTCCATAGCACAAATAAAACGCCACTAACGCCCCGCACACTTCTTTTTGGATAAAATGACAATCCGGTTGCTGGGGGTTGATCACCGCATAAGCGTCCGGGATTGCATCATCTTGCAAGCAATGGTGATCGGTAATGATAAGGGTATAGTTTTTTTCTTTGCAAAATCGCGCGGCTTCAAAGGCGTTGATCCCGTTATCCACGGTGATGATCAAAGGGGCGTGGTGTTTTTCTAAAAATTGTTTAGAAATCCCATAGCCATCAATGAAACGATTGGGGATCGCAATGCGTGCATGCTTATAATTTAAACTCGCAAAGAATTTTGCCATGATAGTGGAGCTAATCACGCCGTCAGCGTCATAATCGCCCACGACTAGAATCTCTGTGCGTTTTTCCATCGCTTCTATGATTTTGAGCGCGGCTTTTTTCAAGTCTTTAAATAAAAAGGGGCTGGGAAACCCTTTTTCATTGTAAGCGATAGAAGCCACTCGCTCTTTCATTTGAGCTTTAAGCTTTTGTTTCATTGTTTAAGATTTAGAAAGAGCGCTCTTAATGAAATCCAAAATAATAGGGTTAGGGCTTTGCAACCTGGAAGTGAATTCCGGGTGGAATTGCACCCCTACAAAGAAAGGGTGATCTTTTAATTCAATCGCTTCAATCAAATGATTCGCTCCAAAACCCACCACTTTCAAGCCTTTATTTTCCCACTCTTGGCGGTATTTGGGGTTGATTTCATAGCGATGGCGGTGCCTTTCTTTAATGCTTGGTTTTTTATAGGCTTTTTCTAGTAAGCTCTCAGGCATAATCTCGCATTCGTATTCGCCTAATCGCATGGTGCCACCCAAAGGCGAATTATAGGTACGCACTTGTTTTTGGTGGTTTTGATCCATAAAATCTTCAATCAAATACACCACTGGGTATTCGCAGTGTTGGTTAAACTCCGTAGAATTAGCCCCTTTTAACCCCAAAACATTCCTGCAAAATTCCACGATCGCTAATTGCATGCCCAAACAAATCCCTAAAAAGGGGAGTTTTTCTGATCTCGCTCTTTGAATGGCGCAAATTTTACCCTCAATCCCCCTTTCTCCAAAGCCCCCAGGCACTAAAATCGCATCAACGCCCTCTAAATTGGTTTTTTCATTGAAATTCTCGCTATCGAGCCATTCAATATTGACTTGCGTATCCAAATGCGCCCCTGCATGGATTAAGGCTTCAATCAAGGATTTATAAGATTCTTTCAAGCTCAAATACTTGCCTACAAAACCAATTTTGACTTTGTGTTTAGGAGCGATAATCTTTTCTACTAGAGTGTTCCACGCCGCCATTTTAGGGTGCAATTTGTTTAAATTAAAGCGTCTTGCAATGGGGGTTAAAATGCCTTCTTGCAAGAAAAGGATAGGGCATGCGTAAATGCTTTTAGTGTCTGTGGCGACAATCACGCTGTCTTGCTCCACATCGCAACTCAAGGCGATTTTCTTTTTCAATTCTTTATCCAAAGGCTTTGGCGATCTGGCTAAAATGATTTGAGGGGTTACGCCAAGGCGCCGTAATTCTTGGACGGAATGTTGCGTGGGCTTGGTTTTTAGTTCGTTAGTGGTTTGGATATAAGGGATTAAGGTTACATGCACATTGATGACTTTTTCATTCCCTAATTCCAATTTAAGCTGGCGGATCGCCTCTAAATAAAACATGCCCTCCATATCGCCCACAGTGCCACCCACTTCCACGATTAAAAAATCTAGTCCTTTAGCCGCGCTTTTAATGCGCCTTTTAATCTCATCGGTTACATGGGGGACGATTTGAATGGTCTTGCCTAAATATTCCCCTTTCCTTTCATTTTCTATCACGCTTGAAAAAATCTGCCCGGTAGTGAAGTTGTTCAACCGGGTTAAATTCCTGTTCAAAAAGCGCTCATAATGCCCTATGTCTAAATCCGTTTCAGCGCCATCGCTAGTAACAAACACTTCCCCATGCTCTAAAGGGCTCATGGTGCCTGGGTCAATATTAATATAAGGGTCAATCTTCAAAATAGAAACTTGATAATTGCAATGCTGCAAAAGCGTAGCGATTGAAGAAGATGAAATCCCTTTCCCTAGAGAGCTTAACACGCCCCCTGTAACGAATATAAATTTGGCTCTATCCATAAACTAATGCGTTCCTTTGATTTTTACTTCTCACATTGTAGTCTAAAAAGGGTTAAAAAGCTTTAAAAGAGGGCAAAAATTAAAGCGATTTCAAAAAAAAAAAAAACAATTTCAGTTTCCTATTAGCTAGGTTTGATTAAAATAAAAAGCTTTTATGCGTTTAAACTCCATTGTCTTAAATTTTTTAAGAGCAATTTTAAAGTTTGTTGGCGTATAATATCAAGTTTGAATGAACTGACTAAAAGGGTTTTAAACAATGGCTGAAAATTCTTTCAAAAATGTTTCCACACAACCCAAACCATTCTTTTTATTACCAGTGAAAACCCTTTTTCTTTTAGGAGGCGTTTTTAGCGCGCTTTTTATCATGATTGCTGTTTTAGTCCTTTTTGGTTACACTAACCCCATGGATAATGCGATTTTTAATTTAATACACTCAAGCCCCTTTAACTCTAATTTTGCATTAAATCAAGCGCTCCAAAGCATCGCTTTTTTAGGCTCTTCTCAATTCGTGTTGCCCTTGAGTTTGTTAGTGGGGGTGTTTTTGAGCCTTTATCGCAAGAATTTAGCGCTTGGGGTGTGGCTAGTGTTAAGCGTGATTCTGTTTGAAGCCCTTTTAGAATCTTTAAAACACCTTTTTGCACGCTCCATTCAGTGGTTTTCTGATCCGCATAATGTTAACTTCCCTAACGCTACTGCACTTTCTTTAGCCCTTTTTTACGGGCTGCTTATTTTACTGATACCCCATTTCATTGCGCATAAAACGCTCCAAAACATTCTTTCCTATAGCTTATTGGGTTTGATCCTTTTAATAAGCTTAGTGCTGGTGGTTTTAGGGGTGTCTTTTAGCGGTGTTTTAGGGGGGTTTTGTTTAGGAGTGTTAGGGGCTTGTTTTTCCATAGGGGTTTATTTGAGCGTGTTTCAAAAAATCTGATTCCAGCAAACGGCTTAAAAGAATGAAAAATTTGAGGTTTTAATATTGGATTTAAAGGTATTATTACAACGGATTGTTGATTTTTTCATCAAACTCAATAAAAAGCAAAAAATCGCCCTGATTGCAGCGGGGGTTTTGATCACGGCTTTGATCGTGTTTTTATTGATCTATCCCTTTAAAGAAAAAAATTATGTGCAAGGGGGGTATGGGGTTTTATTTGAAAGACTAGATCCTAGCGATAACGCTCTTATTTTACAGCACCTCCAGCAAAACCAAATCCCTTATAAAGTCTCCAAAGACGATACCATTCTTATCCCTAGAGATAAAGTGTATGAAGAAAGGATCACTCTAGCCTCTCAAGGAATCCCTAAAACGAGTAAAGTGGGCTTTGAAATCTTTGACACTAAAGACTTTGGGGCGACTGATTTTGATCAAAATGTCAAACTCATTCGCGCTATTGAGGGCGAATTGTCGCGCACGATTGAAAGCTTAAACCCCATTCTTAAAGCCAATGTGCATATCGCAATCCCTAAAGACAGCGTGTTTGTGGCTAAAGAAGTCCCTCCTAGCGCTTCAGTGATGCTCAAGCTTAAGCCTGATATGAAGCTTTCACCCACTCAAATTTTAGGGATTAAAAACTTAATCGCCGCTTCTGTGCCTAAGCTCACCGTGGATAATGTGAAAATCGTGAATGAAAATGGCGAGTCCTTAGGCGAGGGCGATATTTTAGAAAACTCTAAAGAATTAGCCCTAGAGCAATTGCATTACAAACAAAATTTTGAAAACATTTTAGAAAGTAAGATCGTTAATATCTTAGCCCCTATTGTGGGGGGTAAAAACAAGGTGGTCGCAAGGGTCAATGCGGAGTTTGATTTCAGCCAAAAGAAAAGCACTAAAGAGACTTTTGATCCTAACAATGTCGTAAGGAGCGAGCAAAATTTAGAAGAAAAAAAAGAAGGCGCTTCTAAAAAGCAAGTTGGCGGTGTGCCTGGGGTGGTGAGCAATATCGGCCCGGTGCAAGGATTAAAGGACAATAAAGAGCCAGAAAAATACGAAAAATCTCAAAACACGACCAATTATGAAGTGGGTAAAACCATTAGCGAAATTAAGGGCGAGTTTGGCACTTTAGTGCGCTTGAATGCGGCGGTTGTGGTGGATGGCAAGTATAAAATCGCGCTTAAAGATGATGTGAACACTTTAGAATATGTGCCTTTGAGCGATGAAGCGCTTAAAAAAATCAACGCTTTAGTGAAACAAGCCATTGGCTATAACCAAAATAGAGGCGATGATGTGGCGGTGAGTAATTTTGAATTTAACCCCATGGCGCCTATGATTGATAACGCTACCTTTAGCGAAAAAATCATGCACAAGACTCAAAAAATCTTAGGATCTTTCACGCCTTTAATCAAGTATGTTTTGGTGTTTATAGTGCTATTCATTTTCTATAAAAAAGTGATCGTGCCTTTCAGCGAGCGCATGCTAGAAGTAGTGCCTGATGAAGATAAGGAAGTGAAATCCATGTTTGAAGAAATGGATGAAGAAGAAGATGAGTTGAATAAATTGGGCGATTTGAGAAAAAAAGTAGAAGATCAATTAGGGCTTAATGCAACCTTTAGCGAAGAAGAAGTAAGATATGAAATTATTTTAGAAAAGATTAGAGGGACCCTTAAAGAGCGCCCTGATGAAATCGCAACGCTCTTTAAACTCCTAATCAAAGATGAAATTTCTTCAGATGGCATCAAAGGCTAAAAAGGCTAAAGGTTAAAGATAAAGGTTAAAAATGGCAACCAAGCTCACCCCTAAACAAAAGGCTCAATTAGACGAACTTTCCATGAGTGAAAAAATCGCCATTTTACTCATTCAAGTGGGCGAAGACACCACAGGCGAGATTTTAAGGCATTTAGACATTGACTCCATTACAGAAATTTCTAAACAAATCGTGCAACTAAACGGCACAGACAAACAAATCGGTGCAGCGGTTTTAGAGGAATTTTTTGCAATTTTCCAATCCAACCAATACATCAACACCGGCGGTTTAGAATACGCTAGAGAGCTTTTAACCAGGACTTTAGGGAGCGAAGAAGCCAGAAAAGTGATGGACAAACTCACTAAAAGCTTGCAAACGCAAAAAAATTTCGCTTATTTAGGCAAAATCAAACCCCAACAACTCGCTGATTTCATCATTAACGAACACCCTCAAACCATCGCCTTGATCTTAGCCCACATGGAAGCCCCAAATGCCGCTGAAACCTTGAGCTATTTTCCTGATGAAATGAAAGCCGAGATCTCCATTAGAATGGCGAATTTAGGCGAAATATCGCCTCAAGTGGTAAAAAGGGTTTCTACCGTGCTAGAAAACAAATTAGAATCGCTCACCAGCTATAAAATTGAAGTGGGCGGCTTAAGAGCTGTGGCTGAAATCTTTAACCGCTTGGGTCAAAAGAGCGCTAAAACCACGCTCGCTCGCATTGAAAGCGTGGATAACAAACTCGCCGGTGCGATTAAAGAAATGATGTTCACTTTTGAAGATATAGCCAAACTAGACAATTTCGCTATCAGAGAGATTTTAAAAGTAGCGGATAAAAAAGATTTGTCTTTGGCTTTAAAAACTTCTACCCAAGATTTAACGGATAAATTCTTAAACAACATGAGCAGCAGAGCGGCAGAGCAATTTGTAGAAGAAATGCAGTATTTAGGGGCGGTTAAAATCAAAGATGTGGATGTGGCTCAAAGAAAGATCATTGAAATCGTGCAAAGCTTGCAAGAAAAAGGCGTGATCCAAACGGGCGAAGAGGAAGATGTCATTGAATAGCCGTAAAAATTTGATCCAAAAAGACCATTTGAATAAGCATGACATTCAAAAATACGAGTTTAAAAGCATGGCGAATTTACCCCCTAAAACTAACCCTAATCACGCTTCTTTAGAAACGCCTATTTCGCAAGAACCTTTGGAAAAAAAAGCGATAGAAAACGATTTGATCGATTGTTTATTGAAAAAAACTGACGAGCTTTCAAGCCATTTAGTGAAATTGCAAATGCAATTTGAAAAGGCTCAAGAAGAGAGCAAATCTTTGATTGAAAACGCTAAAAACGATGGCTATAAAATCGGCTTTAAAGAGGGCGAAGAAAAAATGCGTAACGAACTCACTCATAGCGTGAATGAAGAAAAAAACCAGCTTTTGCATGCGATCACCGCTTTAGATGAAAAAATGAAAAGTTCACAAAACCATTTAATGGCTTTGGAAAAAGAATTGAGCGCGATTGCGATAGATATGGCTAAAGAAGTGATCCTTAAAGAAGTGGAAGACAATAGCCAGAAAGTGGCTCTCGCTTTGGCTGAAGAGCTTTTAAAAAATGTTTTAGACGCAACGGATATTCACTTAAAAGTCAATCCCTTGGATTACCCTTATTTAAACGAACATTTGCAAAACGCTTCCAAAATCAAGTTAGAGAGTAATGAGGCTATTTCTAAAGGAGGCGTTATGATCACTAGCTCTAACGGGAGTCTTGATGGGAATTTAATGGAACGCTTTAGAACGCTTAAAGAAAGCGTGTTGGATAATTTTAAGGTGTGATTTTGCAAAATAAAACTTTTGATTTAAACCCTAATGATATTGCAAGCTTGGAAGCGGTGTGCCAAACGCTAAGGAAGCGTATTTTAGAAGTGGTGAGCGCTAATGGGGGGCATTTAAGTTCTTCTTTAGGGGCTGTAGAGCTGATTGTGGGCATGCACGCCTTATTTGATTGCCAAAAAAACCCTTTTATTTTTGACACTTCGCATCAAGCTTACGCCCATAAGCTTTTAACCGGTCGTTTTGAAAGCTTTAGCACTTTAAGGCAATTTAAAGGTTTGAGCGGCTTCACTAAACCCAGCGAGAGCGCATACGATTATTTCATCGCCGGGCATAGCTCCACTTCGGTGTCTATAGGCGTGGGGGCGGCGAAAGCCTTTCGCTTGAAACAAGAACTAGGCATGCCTATCGCTTTACTAGGCGATGGGAGCATTAGCGCGGGGATTTTTTATGAAGCCTTAAACGAGCTAGGCGATAGGAAATACCCCATGATCATGATATTAAATGATAATGAAATGAGTATCAGCACGCCTATTGGAGCCTTATCCAAAGCCCTTAGCCAGCTGATGAAAGGCCCGTTTTATCAGTCTTTCCGCTCTAAAGTGAAAAAAATCTTAAACACCTTACCGGAAAGCGTGAATTATTTAGCGAGCCGTTTTGAAGAATCTTTTAAGCTCATCACCCCGGGTGTGTTTTTTGAAGAATTAGGCATTAACTACATAGGGCCTATTAATGGGCATGATTTAGGTGCTATTATTGAAACCTTAAAATTAGCCAAAGAGCTTAAAGAGCCGGTGCTTATTCATGCGCAAACCTTAAAGGGTAAAGGCTATAAAATCGCTGAAGGGCGCTATGAAAAATGGCATGGGGTAGGGCCTTTTGATTTGGATACCGGTCTGTCTAAAAAATCTAAAAGCGCGACTTTATCGCCCACTGAAGCGTATTCTAACACCCTTTTAGAATTAGCCAAGAAAGATGACAAAATTGTAGGCGTAACCGCTGCAATGCCTAGCGGCACAGGGTTAGACAAGCTCATTGACGCCTACCCTTTGCGCTTTTTTGATGTCGCTATCGCTGAACAACATGCCCTAACTTCTAGCAGCGCTATGGCTAAAGAAGGGTTTAAACCTTTTGTGAGCATCTATTCTACTTTTTTGCAACGCGCTTATGATTCCATCGTGCATGACGCTTGCATTTCTAGTTTACCGATTAAATTAGCTATTGACAGGGCTGGGATTGTGGGCGAAGATGGCGAGACGCACCAAGGCCTTTTAGACGTGTCGTATTTGCGCTCTATCCCCAACATGGTCGTTTTTGCCCCACGAGACAATGAGACTTTAAAGAACGCCGTGCATTTTGCTAATGAATACCATTCAAGCCCTTGCGCTTTCCGCTATCCTAGGGGGTCGTTTGTGTTAAAAGAGGGGGTTTTTGAGCCTAGCGGTTTTGTTTTAGGGCAAAGCGAATGGTTGCAAAAAGAGGGCGAAATTCTGCTCATTGGCTATGGTAATGGCGTGGGGAGGGCTTATTTGGTCCAACTGGCTTTAAAAGAAAAAAACATAGAGTGCGCTCTTTTAGACTTGAGATTCCTTAAACCTTTGGATCGCAATTTAAGTTCAATGGTTGCACCTTATAAAAAGCTTTATGTTTTTAGCGATAATTACAAGCTTGGGGGGGTGGCTAGCGCGATTTTAGAGTTTTTGAGCGAACAAAACGCGTTAAAGCCTGTTAAAAGCTTTGAAATTGTTGATGAATTTATCATGCATGGGAACACCGCTTTAGTGGAAAAATCCTTAGGCTTAGACACAGAGAGTTTGACTGACGCTATTTTAAAAGATTTAGGACAAGAGAAATGAAACCAACAACGCCAACGCCTATGAAAAATATCCGCAATTTTTCCATTATCGCTCACATTGACCATGGTAAAAGCACTTTAGCGGATTGTTTGATCGCTGAATGCAACGCTATTAGCAACAGAGAAATGACCAGCCAAGTGATGGACACTATGGATATTGAAAAGGAAAGGGGTATTACGATTAAAGCTCAAAGCGTGCGCTTGAATTACACATTGAAGGGGGAAGATTATGTGTTAAACCTCATTGACACCCCAGGGCATGTGGATTTTAGCTATGAAGTGTCTCGCTCTTTGTGTTCGTGCGAAGGGGCGTTATTGGTGGTAGATGCCACTCAAGGCGTGGAAGCGCAAACCATTGCAAACACTTATATCGCATTGGATAACAATTTAGAAATTTTACCGGTGATCAATAAGATTGATTTGCCGAATGCGAATGTTTTGGAAGTCAAACAGGATATAGAAGACACGATAGGCATTGATTGTTCTAGCGCTAATGAAGTGAGCGCTAAAGCTAAGATTGGCATTAAGAATTTGTTAGAAAAAATCATTACCACTATTCCTGCCCCTAGCGGTGATGCTAGCGCTCCTTTAAAAGCACTCATCTATGATTCATGGTTTGATAATTATTTAGGGGCGTTAGCGCTAGTGCGCATCATGGATGGGAGCATCAACACAGAGCAGGAAATTTTAGTGATGGGGACGGGTAAAAAACATGGCGTTTTAGGGCTATACTACCCCAACCCTTTGAAAAAAATCCCCACCAAAAGTTTAGAATGCGGCGAGATTGGTATTGTGAGTTTGGGGCTAAAGAGCGTTACTGATATTGCGGTAGGCGATACGCTCACAGACGCTAAAAACCCTACCCCTAAACCCATTGAAGGCTTTATGCCGGCTAAGCCCTTTGTGTTTGCGGGGCTTTACCCTATAGAAACGGACCGGTTTGAAGATTTGAGAGAAGCGTTATTGAAACTCCAGCTTAACGATTGCGCTTTGAATTTTGAGCCTGAAAGCTCGGTAGCGCTTGGCTTTGGTTTTAGGGTGGGCTTTTTAGGGCTATTGCATATGGAAGTGATCAAAGAAAGGCTAGAGAGGGAATTTGGCCTTAACTTAATCGCTACCGCTCCCACGGTGGTCTATGAAGTGCATTTAACGGATAATAGCATCAAATATGTCCAAAACCCTAGCGAATTACCCCCTGAAAACCATATCGCTTGCATCAAAGAGCCTTTCGTGAGAGCCACGATTATCACGCCTAGCGAATTTTTGGGTAATTTAATGCAGTTATTGAATCATAAAAGAGGCATTCAAGAAAAAATGGAGTATTTAAACCAGTCTCGTGTCATGCTCACTTATTCTTTGCCGAGCAATGAAATTGTGATGGATTTTTATGACAAGCTCAAATCTTGCACTAAAGGGTATGCGAGCTTTGATTATGAGCCCATAGAAAACAGAGAAGCTAATTTGGTGAAATTAGATGTGAGGGTTGCAGGCGATATAGTGGATGCGTTTTCTATCATCATAGATAAAAATAAGGCGTATGAAAAGGGGCGCGCTTTAGTGGAAGCGATGAAAGAGCTTATCCCGCGCCAGCTTTTTGAAGTCGCTATCCAGGCGAGCGTGGGGAATAAAATCATCGCTAGAGAGACGATCAAATCCGTTGGTAAGAATGTAACGGCTAAGTGCTATGGGGGCGATATT
This region includes:
- the lepA gene encoding translation elongation factor 4, producing MKNIRNFSIIAHIDHGKSTLADCLIAECNAISNREMTSQVMDTMDIEKERGITIKAQSVRLNYTLKGEDYVLNLIDTPGHVDFSYEVSRSLCSCEGALLVVDATQGVEAQTIANTYIALDNNLEILPVINKIDLPNANVLEVKQDIEDTIGIDCSSANEVSAKAKIGIKNLLEKIITTIPAPSGDASAPLKALIYDSWFDNYLGALALVRIMDGSINTEQEILVMGTGKKHGVLGLYYPNPLKKIPTKSLECGEIGIVSLGLKSVTDIAVGDTLTDAKNPTPKPIEGFMPAKPFVFAGLYPIETDRFEDLREALLKLQLNDCALNFEPESSVALGFGFRVGFLGLLHMEVIKERLEREFGLNLIATAPTVVYEVHLTDNSIKYVQNPSELPPENHIACIKEPFVRATIITPSEFLGNLMQLLNHKRGIQEKMEYLNQSRVMLTYSLPSNEIVMDFYDKLKSCTKGYASFDYEPIENREANLVKLDVRVAGDIVDAFSIIIDKNKAYEKGRALVEAMKELIPRQLFEVAIQASVGNKIIARETIKSVGKNVTAKCYGGDITRKRKLLEKQKEGKKRMKAIGKVELPQDAFLAILKID
- the dxs gene encoding 1-deoxy-D-xylulose-5-phosphate synthase, with product MQNKTFDLNPNDIASLEAVCQTLRKRILEVVSANGGHLSSSLGAVELIVGMHALFDCQKNPFIFDTSHQAYAHKLLTGRFESFSTLRQFKGLSGFTKPSESAYDYFIAGHSSTSVSIGVGAAKAFRLKQELGMPIALLGDGSISAGIFYEALNELGDRKYPMIMILNDNEMSISTPIGALSKALSQLMKGPFYQSFRSKVKKILNTLPESVNYLASRFEESFKLITPGVFFEELGINYIGPINGHDLGAIIETLKLAKELKEPVLIHAQTLKGKGYKIAEGRYEKWHGVGPFDLDTGLSKKSKSATLSPTEAYSNTLLELAKKDDKIVGVTAAMPSGTGLDKLIDAYPLRFFDVAIAEQHALTSSSAMAKEGFKPFVSIYSTFLQRAYDSIVHDACISSLPIKLAIDRAGIVGEDGETHQGLLDVSYLRSIPNMVVFAPRDNETLKNAVHFANEYHSSPCAFRYPRGSFVLKEGVFEPSGFVLGQSEWLQKEGEILLIGYGNGVGRAYLVQLALKEKNIECALLDLRFLKPLDRNLSSMVAPYKKLYVFSDNYKLGGVASAILEFLSEQNALKPVKSFEIVDEFIMHGNTALVEKSLGLDTESLTDAILKDLGQEK
- the fliH gene encoding flagellar assembly protein FliH is translated as MSLNSRKNLIQKDHLNKHDIQKYEFKSMANLPPKTNPNHASLETPISQEPLEKKAIENDLIDCLLKKTDELSSHLVKLQMQFEKAQEESKSLIENAKNDGYKIGFKEGEEKMRNELTHSVNEEKNQLLHAITALDEKMKSSQNHLMALEKELSAIAIDMAKEVILKEVEDNSQKVALALAEELLKNVLDATDIHLKVNPLDYPYLNEHLQNASKIKLESNEAISKGGVMITSSNGSLDGNLMERFRTLKESVLDNFKV